In the Phaseolus vulgaris cultivar G19833 chromosome 7, P. vulgaris v2.0, whole genome shotgun sequence genome, one interval contains:
- the LOC137830575 gene encoding remorin 4.1-like produces MLNYQTPSTSHAREEHRDYTDNNEQQIREIHALTPPPRREPNWETHTHSHHSSSVSIEGGSSENFSVSREFSALVLAGSSIDHSNTTPSPMSVNMMHGNEGGANSSINNNNSNNLGRIGEDELLMMEETNPLAIVADTNPLEAVSASSPPRRGGNSSASASGAAVSELTVQRVRKEEVEAKIAAWQNSKVAKINNRFKREDAVINGWENEQVQKATSWMKKVERKLEEKRARALEKMQNEIAKAHRKAEERKASAEAKRGTKVARVLEIANLMRAVGRAPTKRSFF; encoded by the exons ATGCTGAATTATCAAACACCTTCCACAAGCCATGCCAGAGAGGAACACAGGGACTATACTGATAACAATGAACAACAAATCAGAGAAATTCATGCCTTGACCCCACCCCCCAGAAGAGAGCCTAACTGggaaacacacacacacagcCACCACTCTTCTTCTGTGTCCATAGAAGGTGGTTCCAGTGAGAACTTCAGCGTGAGTAGGGAATTCAGTGCTCTCGTTCTAGCAGGCTCAAGTATTGATCACAGCAACACCACCCCTAGTCCCATGAGTGTGAATATGATGCATGGCAATGAAGGAGGTGCTAATAGTAGCATTAACAACAACAATAGCAACAACTTGGGGAGGATTGGAGAGGATGAGTTGCTGATGATGGAAGAGACTAACCCTTTGGCAATTGTGGCAGATACCAACCCTTTGGAAGCTGTTTCAGCATCTTCACCTCCAAGGCGCGGAGGGAACTCTTCTGCTTCAGCTTCTGGTGCTGCTGTGAGTGAGTTGACAGTGCAGAGGGTGAGAAAGGAGGAGGTTGAAGCAAAGATAGCAGCTTGGCAAAACTCTAAGGTTGCTAAGATTAACAACAGGTTCAAGAGGGAAGATGCTGTTATAAATGGGTGGGAGAATGAGCAGGTTCAGAAAGCAACTTCATGgatgaagaaagttgag AGGAAGCTGGAGGAGAAAAGAGCAAGAGCACTGGAGAAAATGCAAAATGAGATAGCAAAAGCTCACAGAAAAGCTGAGGAGAGGAAGGCATCAGCAGAGGCTAAAAGGGGCACAAAAGTAGCCAGGGTTCTGGAGATTGCCAACCTTATGAGAGCAGTTGGAAGAGCACCTACCAAAAGATCTTTCTTTTAA